Proteins encoded in a region of the Drosophila sechellia strain sech25 chromosome 2L, ASM438219v1, whole genome shotgun sequence genome:
- the LOC6613655 gene encoding uncharacterized protein LOC6613655 — MFLQCPSVVRGSKHFSQHMSDFSSGSHQNTDNFSDFWLESNTSQDSYFGQSSRLKLALLDYKQFNAARTIQCQVRGFLARRNRKRQIDAATTISKWWRGFWVRHSKFSFMQQLLQQRIIQYHHDMATKIQALFRGWMTRQYFQDFQGMKSLRIQYVEDMLSSLYRKVHRMRKEHMLPGIYALRESDLLRKIEDLSSTFGYRFHNGRVRAAIAMKRSFINDRRHEFRKGNTYSKVPYPGPYIENINDLEFTLPKRLTPRLQRTILVYDKAMRDKNVEKVYMNYSTKRRMSMHVMRENMRNRFCKDFVKRLAKRNKTRNAQDRNIKFYLDDLLTTADEYNCFCKPQVKDDSLCQ, encoded by the exons ATGTTCCTACAATGTCCTTCGGTGGTGCGAGGCTCTAAACACTTTTCTCAGCACATGAGCGATTTCAGTTCTGGAAGCCATCAGAACACGGACAATTTCAGCGATTTCTGGTTGGAGTCCAATACTAGTCAGGATTCGTACTTCGGTCAATCTAGCCGACTAAAACTTGCCCTTTTGGATTACAAGCAGTTTAACGCTGCAAGGACTATTCAGTGTCAAGTGAGGGGATTCTTGGCCAGAAGGAATCGTAAAAGGCAGATCGATGCTGCCACCACCATTAGCAAGTGGTGGCGTGGCTTCTGGGTGCGCCACTCAAAGTTCTCCTTTATGCAGCAGCTGTTACAGCAGAGGATCATCCAGTATCACCACGATATGGCCACCAAGATCCAGGCGCTGTTCCGCGGATGGATGACTCGCCAGTACTTCCAGGACTTCCAGGGCATGAAGTCGCTCCGAATACAGTATGTGGAAGATATGCTCAGTTCGCTTTACAGAAAGGTCCACAGAATGCGCAAGGAACATATGCTACCAGGCATTTATGCATTAAGGGAATCTGA CTTACTAAGAAAGATCGAGGACCTTTCTAGTACCTTTGGCTATCGCTTTCATAACGGCCGTGTGCGAGCAGCCATTGCCATGAAGCGATCCTTCATAAACGACCGGCGACATGAGTTCCGAAAGGGAAATACTTATTCCAAAGTGCCTTATCCGGGACCCTATATAGAAAACATAAACGACTTAGAGTTTACCTTGCCAAAGCGATTGACACCGCGTTTGCAGCGTACGATTCTGGTATATGACAAGGCAATGAGGGATAAGAATGTGGAGAAGGTGTATATGAACTATTCAACCA aaCGTCGTATGAGCATGCATGTCATGCGAGAGAATATGCGAAATCGTTTTTGCAAAGATTTTGTAAAGCGTTTGGCAAAAAGGAACAAGACACGAAATGCACAGGATCGTAATATTAAATTCTATCTTGATGATCTTCTAACGACCGCCGATGaatataattgtttttgcAAGCCCCAGGTA